From the Carettochelys insculpta isolate YL-2023 chromosome 27, ASM3395843v1, whole genome shotgun sequence genome, one window contains:
- the ISYNA1 gene encoding inositol-3-phosphate synthase 1: MAETFFVESPDVTYSQEYIEAKYTYSTVHVSHEGGVTKVKPRSTQFTFRTERRVPRLGVMLVGWGGNNGTTVTAAVLANRLGLSWMTKTGRKHANYYGSLLQASTVCLGTGSAGDDVYVPFRDLLPMVHPNDIVFDGWDISSLNLAEAMRRAQVLDWQLQEQLWPHMEKLKPRPSIYIPGFIAANQEGRADNVLRGTKAEQVAQIRRDIQEFKAASGVDKVVVLWTANTERFCEVLPGVNDTAANLLQAIERGLEVSPSTLFAVGSILEGCAYLNGSPQNTFVPGTVELALQRRVFIGGDDFKSGQTKLKSVLVDFLISAGLKTVSIASYNHLGNNDGKNLSAPQQFRSKEASKSNVVDDMVRSNPLLYRPQEKPDHCVVIKYVPYVGDSKRALDEYTSEIMLGGTNTIVVHNTCEDSLLASPIILDLAILTELCQRISFRPESDPEFQNFHSILSLLGFLFKAPLVPEGAPVVNALFRQRSCIENILRACVGLPPQNHMLLEHKMQRPCPSLKRTRLAEGPVSNKRAAAQLNGYLCPARNGLSPAKAQLHVDK, encoded by the exons ATGGCAGAGACGTTCTTCGTTGAAAGCCCGGATGTGACCTACAGCCAGGAGTACATTGAGGCCAAGTACACGTACAGCACCGTGCACGTGAGCCATGAGGGCGGCGTTACCAAG GTGAAGCCAAGATCAACCCAGTTCACCTTCCGCACTGAGAGGCGGGTGCCCCGCCTGGGGGTGATGCTGGTGGGATGGGGCGGCAACAATGGCACCACGGTGACGGCGGCTGTGCTGGCCAACAGGCTGGGCCTCTCCTGGATGACCAAGACCGGCCGGAAG CACGCCAATTACTAtggctccctgctgcaagcctccACCGTCTGCCTGGGCACCGGCTCTGCTGGTGACGACGTCTACGTGCCCTTCCGggacctgctgcccatggtgCACCCCAATGACATTGTCTTTGATG GCTGGGACATCTCCTCCCTGAACTTGGCTGAGGCCATGAGACGGGCCCAGGTCCTGgactggcagctgcaggagcagctctggcCCCACATGGAGAAGCTGAAGCCCCGCCCCTCCATCTACATCCCGGGCTTCATTGCAGCCAATCAGGAGGGCCGAGCCGACAACGTCCTGCGTGGGACCAAGGCTGAGCAG GTGGCGCAGATCCGCAGGGACATCCAGGAGTTCAAGGCCGCCAGCGGGGTGGACAAGGTTGTGGTGCTGTGGACGGCGAACACTGAGCGCTTCTGCGAGGTGCTGCCGGGCGTCAATGACACGGCCGCCAACCTGCTGCAGGCCATCGAG CGAGGCCTGGAGGTGTCTCCCTCGACGCtctttgcagtgggcagcatcCTGGAGGGCTGCGCCTACCTCAATGGCTCCCCCCAGAACACCTTCGTGCCGGGCACGGTGGAGCTGGCCCTGCAGCGCCGCGTCTTCATCGGCGGCGACGACTTCAAGTCGGGCCAGACCAAGCTCAAGTCGGTGCTGGTGGATTTCCTCATCAGTGCCGGCCTCAAG accGTCTCCATCGCCAGCTACAACCACCTGGGCAACAACGATGGCAAGAACCTGTCGGCCCCACAGCAGTTCCGCTCCAAGGAGGCCTCCAAGAGCAACGTGGTGGACGACATGGTGcgctccaaccccctgctctacaGGCCCCAGGAGAAGCCTGACCACTGC GTGGTGATCAAGTATGTGCCCTACGTGGGCGACAGCAAGCGGGCGCTAGACGAGTACACGTCAGAGATCATGCTGGGCGGCACCAACACCATCGTCGTCCACAACACCTGCGAG gacTCCTTGCTGGCCAGCCCCATCATCCTGGATCTGGCCATCCTGACGGAGCTCTGCCAACGCATCAGCTTCCGCCCGGAGAGCGACCCCGAGTTCCAGAACTTCCACAGCATCCTGTCCCTCCTGGGCTTCCTGTTCAAGGCGCCCCTGGTGCCCGAGGGCGCGCCCGTGGTGAATGCCCTCTTCCGCCAGAGGAGCTGCATTGAGAACATCCTGAG GGCCTGcgtggggctgcccccccagAACCACATGCTGCTGGAGCACAAGATGCAGCGGCCGTGTCCAAGTCTGAAGCGCACGCGGCTGGCAGAGGGCCCTGTCTCCAACAAGAGGGCAGCTGCGCAGCTGAATGGCTACCTGTGCCCAGCCAGGAACGGGCTCAGCCCTGCCAAGGCCCAGCTGCATGTTGACAAGTag
- the SSBP4 gene encoding single-stranded DNA-binding protein 4 isoform X3, whose product MGNMPPSDGMPGGPLPPGFFQGPPGSQPSPHAQPPPHNPAGPMLGPHSQPFMSPRYPGGPRPSLRMPNQPPVGVPGSQPLLPNAMDPSTRSQGHPNMGGPMQRMNPPRGMAGMAPQSYGSGMRPPHNSLGGPGMPAMNMGPGGRAPWPNANTNSIAYSSSSPGSYVGPPGGGGPPGTPIMPSPGDSTNSSENMYTMMNPIGPAGNRPNFPMGPGPDGPMGGLSAMEPHHMNGSLGSSDMDGLPKSSPSNMAGLSNPPGTPRDDAEMGGTFLNPFQSDSYSPSMTMSV is encoded by the exons ATGGGGAACATGCCCCCGAGTGACGGCATGCCCGGAGGACCCCTGCCACCCGGTTTCTTTCAG GGGCCTCCAGGTTCTCAGCCATCGCCACACGCGCAGCCTCCGCCCCACAACCCTGCTGGCCCCATGCTGGGGCCCCACAGCCAG CCTTTCATGTCCCCGCGCTACCCCGGAGGCCCCCGGCCCTCGCTCCGCATGCCAAACCAG CCGCCCGTGGGGGTCCCGggttcccagccactgctgcccaaTGCCATGGACCCCAGCACGAGGTCGCAGG GACATCCGAACATGGGGGGCCCCATGCAGCGCATGAACCCCCCACGAGGCATGGCGGGGATGGCTCCCCAG AGCTACGGCAGTGGGATGCGTCCCCCCCACAACTCGCTGGGCGGCCCCGGCATGCCAGCCATGAACAT GGGCCCAGGAGGGCGAGCGCCATGGCCAAATGCCAACACCAACTCT ATCGCATATTCCTCCTCGTCGCCTGGTAGCTACGTG GGCCCCCCGGGAGGCGGAGGTCCCCCTGGGACCCCCATCATGCCCAGCCCAGGAG actCCACCAACTCCAGCGAGAACATGTACACCATGATGAACCCCATCGGGCCCGCAGGGAACCGGCCGAAC TTCCCCATGGGGCCTGGCCCGGACGGGCCCATGGGAGGCCTGAGCGCCATGGAGCCCCATCACATGAACGGATCCTTAG GCTCCAGCGATATGGACGGGCTGCCAAAG AGCTCACCGAGTAACATGGCAGGGCTGAGCAACCCGCCCGGGACGCCGCGGGACGACGCCGAGATGGGCGGCACCTTCCTAAACCCCTTCCAAAGCGACAGC TACTCGCCCAGCATGACAATGAGCGTGTGA